A portion of the Flavobacterium limnophilum genome contains these proteins:
- a CDS encoding DUF58 domain-containing protein, with protein sequence METKDLLKKVRKIEIKTRRLSDHIFSGEYHTSFKGRGMTFSEVRPYQYGDDIRAIDWNVTARYNEAHVKVFEEERELTMMLMVDISGSESFGSKNQFKKDIVTEIAATMAFSATNNNDKIGLILFSDQIELYIPPKKGRSHVLRIIRELIEFEPKSHKTDIAQALKFLSSTQKKKAIVFVISDFISEDYEHTLKIASKKHDITGIRVYDIREEKMPNLGMVSMLDAETGETQLINTGSKSVRINYEKYYQEKLKYFKETFSKSGAGVVNTRVDESYVTKLLGYFKSR encoded by the coding sequence ATGGAGACGAAAGACCTCTTAAAAAAAGTACGAAAAATAGAAATCAAAACCCGAAGATTGAGCGATCACATCTTTTCGGGAGAATACCATACATCGTTCAAAGGGCGAGGAATGACTTTCAGCGAAGTGCGTCCATACCAATATGGCGACGATATTCGTGCCATTGACTGGAACGTGACGGCTCGTTACAACGAAGCCCACGTCAAGGTTTTCGAGGAAGAACGCGAATTGACGATGATGCTGATGGTGGATATTTCGGGTTCGGAAAGTTTTGGTTCCAAAAATCAATTCAAAAAGGACATCGTTACCGAGATTGCTGCTACAATGGCATTTTCGGCCACAAACAACAACGACAAGATTGGCTTGATTTTGTTTTCAGACCAAATCGAATTGTATATTCCGCCGAAAAAAGGGCGTTCACACGTGTTGAGAATTATTCGAGAATTGATAGAATTCGAACCGAAAAGCCACAAAACGGATATTGCACAAGCCTTGAAATTCTTGTCGAGCACACAAAAAAAGAAAGCTATCGTGTTTGTAATTTCTGATTTTATTTCCGAAGATTATGAGCATACATTGAAAATAGCTTCTAAAAAACACGATATTACAGGCATTCGAGTGTATGACATTCGAGAAGAAAAAATGCCGAATCTAGGAATGGTTTCCATGTTGGATGCCGAAACCGGCGAAACACAATTGATTAACACGGGTTCAAAATCGGTGCGAATAAATTATGAAAAATACTATCAAGAGAAACTGAAATATTTCAAGGAAACTTTTAGCAAATCGGGTGCGGGAGTTGTAAATACAAGAGTTGACGAAAGTTATGTAACCAAATTATTAGGCTATTTTAAATCCCGTTAA
- a CDS encoding VWA domain-containing protein: protein MELDESKYLYLLFIVPVLVLLFLYNQYWKRKKQREFGDLDLVKKLSPEKSVFKPILKLVVLLLALVGIILGLVNPKIGTKMETVKREGIDIVFAMDVSKSMLAEDVAPSRLEKSKQIVSQIINQLGSDRIGIVAYAGSAFPVLPITTDYSVAKMFLQSINTDIVSSQGTSLDEAIKLSATYFDEKSKTSKLLIMISDGEDHSEGAEGAAEEANKLGMKIITIGVGTEKGSAIPLRVNGVVESFKRDANNQVVITKLNKEGLTTIAKATKGGYVDGNNTKAVLDYVKNALDNIQKTEFESTQMADFQSQFQWFLGFAFALLFLDVFLLERKTKWVEKLNLFNEKK, encoded by the coding sequence ATGGAATTAGACGAGTCAAAATATTTATACCTTCTTTTTATAGTACCCGTTTTGGTGCTGCTTTTTCTATACAATCAATATTGGAAAAGAAAAAAACAACGCGAATTTGGAGACTTGGATTTGGTTAAAAAACTAAGCCCTGAAAAATCTGTTTTTAAACCCATTTTGAAATTGGTTGTACTGCTTTTGGCATTGGTTGGAATTATTTTAGGATTGGTAAATCCAAAAATTGGAACCAAGATGGAAACCGTGAAAAGAGAAGGAATCGACATCGTTTTTGCGATGGACGTTTCCAAAAGTATGCTCGCCGAAGACGTGGCACCAAGCCGATTGGAAAAAAGCAAGCAAATCGTTTCGCAAATCATCAATCAATTGGGCAGCGACAGAATAGGAATCGTGGCCTATGCAGGAAGTGCCTTTCCCGTGTTGCCAATAACGACCGATTATAGCGTGGCCAAAATGTTTTTGCAAAGCATAAACACCGATATTGTTTCTTCCCAAGGAACTTCATTGGACGAAGCCATCAAATTGTCGGCGACCTATTTTGACGAAAAAAGCAAAACCAGCAAATTATTAATCATGATTTCCGATGGTGAAGATCATTCCGAAGGAGCAGAAGGAGCGGCTGAAGAAGCCAATAAACTGGGAATGAAAATTATCACCATTGGTGTTGGAACCGAAAAAGGAAGCGCAATTCCTTTGAGAGTAAACGGCGTTGTCGAAAGTTTTAAAAGAGACGCCAATAACCAAGTCGTAATCACGAAATTAAACAAAGAGGGATTGACAACAATTGCCAAAGCCACAAAAGGCGGGTATGTTGACGGAAACAATACAAAGGCAGTTTTGGATTACGTGAAAAATGCACTCGATAATATTCAGAAAACCGAATTCGAATCGACACAAATGGCCGATTTTCAATCGCAATTTCAGTGGTTCTTGGGTTTTGCTTTTGCCTTATTGTTTTTGGACGTTTTCTTATTGGAAAGAAAAACAAAATGGGTCGAAAAGTTGAATTTATTTAACGAAAAAAAATAA
- the amaB gene encoding L-piperidine-6-carboxylate dehydrogenase, with protein MTTIAAQFGMKEALAQLGIKPINEGTSTGINSFSSGVILESHSPVDGQLIASVKTTSASDYEKVMQTASEAFKIFRLMPAPRRGEIVRQFGDKLRKNKEALGKLVSYEMGKSLQEGYGEVQEMIDICDFAVGLSRQLHGLTMHSERPGHRMYEQYHPLGIVGIISAFNFPVAVWAWNTALAWICGDVCVWKPSEKTPLCGIACQNIIAEVIRENNLPEGISCLINGDYKVGELMTNDKRIPLISATGSTRMGKIVAQAVAARLGKSLLELGGNNAIIVTPDADIKMTVIGAVFGAVGTAGQRCTSTRRLIIHESIYDKVKDALVSAYGQLKIGNPLDEKNHVGPLIDIHAVEMYAEALEKVVAEGGNVIVKGGVLSGEGYESGCYVKPAIAEAQNSFEIVQHETFAPILYLLKYSGSVENAIEIQNGVVQGLSSAIMTNNLREAELFLSVTGSDCGIANVNIGTSGAEIGGAFGGEKETGGGRESGSDAWKVYMRRQTNTINYTKSLPLAQGIKFDL; from the coding sequence ATGACAACAATAGCAGCACAATTCGGAATGAAAGAAGCATTGGCCCAGCTTGGCATAAAACCCATAAACGAAGGAACTTCAACAGGAATCAATAGTTTTTCAAGCGGAGTAATTCTCGAAAGCCATTCGCCAGTTGACGGACAATTAATTGCATCGGTTAAAACTACTTCCGCTTCCGATTACGAAAAAGTAATGCAAACAGCTTCCGAAGCTTTCAAAATATTTAGATTAATGCCGGCGCCACGACGAGGCGAAATCGTGCGCCAGTTTGGAGACAAATTACGCAAAAATAAAGAGGCTTTGGGCAAACTCGTTTCCTACGAAATGGGGAAATCCCTCCAAGAAGGATATGGCGAAGTGCAGGAAATGATAGATATCTGTGATTTTGCAGTGGGACTTTCCCGCCAATTGCACGGACTCACCATGCATTCTGAACGACCGGGACACCGAATGTACGAGCAATACCATCCTTTGGGAATTGTCGGAATCATTTCGGCGTTCAATTTTCCAGTTGCAGTTTGGGCTTGGAATACGGCTTTGGCTTGGATTTGCGGCGATGTTTGTGTTTGGAAACCCTCCGAAAAAACGCCACTTTGCGGTATTGCCTGTCAAAACATCATTGCCGAAGTCATCAGGGAAAACAATCTTCCCGAAGGAATTTCCTGCTTGATAAACGGCGATTATAAAGTGGGCGAATTAATGACAAACGACAAAAGAATTCCGTTAATTTCGGCAACAGGTTCCACCCGAATGGGAAAAATCGTGGCACAAGCAGTAGCAGCCCGTTTGGGAAAATCATTGTTGGAACTTGGGGGAAACAACGCCATAATCGTAACGCCAGATGCCGACATCAAAATGACCGTAATCGGAGCCGTTTTTGGAGCCGTGGGAACGGCAGGACAGCGTTGCACTTCGACTAGAAGATTGATTATTCACGAAAGTATTTACGACAAAGTAAAAGACGCCTTGGTTTCGGCTTACGGCCAATTAAAAATCGGCAATCCATTGGACGAAAAAAACCACGTGGGACCATTAATTGACATTCATGCTGTCGAAATGTATGCCGAAGCCTTGGAAAAAGTCGTTGCCGAAGGCGGAAATGTTATCGTGAAAGGCGGAGTACTTTCAGGCGAAGGGTACGAAAGTGGTTGCTACGTAAAACCAGCCATCGCCGAAGCCCAAAATTCTTTCGAAATCGTGCAACACGAAACTTTTGCGCCAATTTTATATCTTTTGAAATATTCGGGTTCGGTAGAAAATGCAATCGAAATCCAGAACGGAGTTGTTCAAGGACTTTCGTCTGCTATTATGACCAACAATTTGCGGGAAGCCGAATTGTTCTTGTCCGTCACAGGTTCGGATTGTGGTATTGCCAATGTCAACATAGGAACTTCCGGAGCAGAAATTGGCGGCGCTTTTGGCGGAGAAAAAGAAACGGGCGGCGGACGAGAATCCGGTTCCGATGCCTGGAAAGTATATATGCGAAGACAAACCAACACGATTAATTATACCAAGAGTTTGCCCTTGGCACAGGGAATAAAATTTGATTTGTAA
- a CDS encoding AAA family ATPase, whose translation MEENTTTLDIRAINEKIERESAFIDLLTMEMNKVIVGQKHMIERLLIGLLGQGHILLEGVPGLAKTLAINTLSQAVHGSFSRIQFTPDLLPADVVGTMIYNIKANEFSIKKGPIFANFVLADEINRAPAKVQSALLEAMQEKQVTIGDTTFKLDRPFLVLATQNPIEQEGTYPLPEAQVDRFMLKTVIDYPKMEDERMVVRQNLKGSYEKVNQVVSVEQILRAQEAVREVYMDEKIEKYILDIIFATRYPEKYKLADLKPLISFGSSPRGSINLANAAKCYAFIKRRGYVIPEDVRAVVHDVLRHRIGITYEAEAENITSVDIINKIVNEIEVP comes from the coding sequence ATGGAAGAAAATACAACGACTTTGGACATTAGGGCAATCAATGAAAAGATAGAAAGAGAAAGTGCTTTTATCGATTTGCTTACCATGGAAATGAATAAAGTGATCGTGGGTCAAAAACATATGATCGAGCGATTGTTAATCGGGCTTTTGGGACAAGGACACATCCTGTTGGAAGGAGTTCCCGGATTAGCAAAAACCCTTGCCATTAATACTTTGTCACAAGCCGTTCATGGGTCGTTTAGCCGAATCCAGTTTACTCCGGATTTATTGCCTGCCGATGTCGTTGGAACCATGATTTACAATATCAAGGCCAATGAATTTTCCATAAAAAAAGGCCCTATTTTTGCCAATTTCGTTCTTGCCGACGAGATTAACCGTGCTCCCGCCAAAGTGCAATCGGCATTATTGGAAGCGATGCAGGAAAAACAAGTCACCATTGGCGACACCACTTTCAAACTGGACAGGCCGTTTTTAGTTTTGGCTACCCAAAACCCAATCGAGCAAGAAGGAACCTATCCTTTGCCGGAAGCGCAAGTCGATCGTTTCATGTTGAAAACCGTGATTGATTATCCAAAAATGGAAGACGAGAGAATGGTCGTTCGTCAAAACCTGAAAGGAAGTTACGAAAAAGTAAATCAAGTGGTTTCCGTAGAACAAATTTTGCGTGCGCAAGAAGCCGTTCGCGAGGTTTACATGGATGAAAAAATCGAAAAATATATTCTGGACATCATCTTCGCCACCCGTTATCCGGAAAAATATAAATTGGCCGACTTGAAACCATTAATCAGTTTTGGATCTTCTCCACGTGGAAGCATCAATTTGGCCAATGCGGCAAAATGTTACGCTTTCATCAAACGTCGTGGCTATGTAATTCCAGAAGATGTTCGCGCCGTGGTGCACGATGTGTTGCGTCACAGAATTGGAATCACTTATGAAGCCGAAGCCGAAAACATCACTTCAGTTGACATCATCAACAAAATCGTAAACGAGATTGAAGTACCCTAA
- a CDS encoding ATP-binding protein, producing MINKRLLIKNLLAHNDESSFYDKKRQLNLHTREGKAKFLKHICALSNSNPANNSYIVVGVEDHDNEIVGDDFFDDSRIQNLVNAYLENPPKIQYENVPFPNLPKDKVIGLVTIKAKSKTSHFKKGIHTIPANTVFIRRGSNTVPVEEEVEKNYQNTETVIGIENNSRNSIGYTLDGVIDFMNFRHKDMAPKYKVFKELFVICWAGVPKKHRDTTFLSRVDIELINEQIKLFYSAQDVVTITFDEDSFTIMEYVPLGLNDKTSYYPLEKQTLHFHDNGYYKIDREMLFQPPEFNKKMLFHIYNSNISLLNKLQKGLRLNERELKDLENLPSTFMICYLNGFDDAKQKLIDAKPLLKPFTSVYLSFKEALRILRKMKYDVQ from the coding sequence ATGATCAACAAGCGTCTTTTAATTAAAAATCTACTTGCGCATAATGACGAGAGCAGTTTTTACGACAAAAAACGCCAGTTGAATTTGCATACCCGCGAAGGAAAAGCCAAATTTTTGAAACACATTTGTGCGTTGTCCAATTCGAATCCGGCCAATAATTCCTATATTGTTGTGGGCGTCGAAGATCACGACAACGAAATTGTGGGCGACGACTTTTTTGATGACAGTCGCATCCAGAATTTGGTCAATGCCTATCTCGAAAATCCACCCAAAATTCAATATGAAAACGTGCCTTTTCCTAATTTGCCCAAGGACAAAGTGATTGGATTGGTGACCATCAAAGCAAAAAGCAAGACCTCGCATTTCAAGAAGGGAATCCACACGATTCCTGCCAACACTGTTTTCATTCGACGTGGCAGCAATACGGTTCCCGTTGAAGAAGAAGTCGAGAAAAATTATCAAAACACGGAAACCGTCATCGGCATTGAAAACAATTCCCGAAACAGCATTGGATACACGCTGGACGGCGTGATTGATTTCATGAATTTTCGCCACAAGGACATGGCGCCCAAATACAAGGTTTTCAAGGAATTGTTCGTTATTTGCTGGGCTGGCGTTCCCAAAAAACATCGAGACACGACCTTCTTGTCGCGTGTTGACATTGAGCTCATCAACGAGCAAATCAAGCTGTTTTATTCTGCCCAAGACGTGGTCACGATTACTTTTGACGAGGATTCTTTCACCATTATGGAATATGTTCCCTTGGGTTTGAACGACAAAACGAGCTATTATCCCTTGGAGAAACAAACCCTGCATTTTCACGACAATGGCTATTATAAAATTGACCGGGAAATGCTTTTTCAACCGCCGGAATTCAACAAGAAAATGTTGTTCCATATTTATAATTCCAACATTTCTTTGCTCAACAAACTCCAAAAAGGCCTTAGACTAAACGAGCGAGAACTGAAAGATTTGGAGAACCTGCCCTCCACTTTCATGATTTGTTACCTCAACGGATTTGATGATGCCAAGCAAAAATTGATTGATGCTAAACCGCTTTTGAAACCTTTCACTTCTGTATATTTGTCATTTAAAGAAGCATTGCGGATTTTGAGGAAAATGAAATATGATGTGCAGTAA
- a CDS encoding DUF4382 domain-containing protein, with the protein MKNIKIYVLSFLVITFMSLFFAACNDDGSDSSQTAVMKVRLTDAPGDYKEVNIDVRDIMIKDNSDSGDQGWVSIGNLPAEGKIYDLLTLTGGVSALLADEVVPSEYLGQIRLLLGDRNTVVLKDGTSHPLKTPSAQQSGLKLNVNQTLTAGATYDFLLDFDVAHSIVVQAGASGNYNLHPVVKVSTSATSGVIKGSVANIAVAKQVLASVVVGTETVSAYANAEGVFQLNGIPSGTYILTLTPDPTSGLLVKTVADVVVVNGQITNIGSISM; encoded by the coding sequence ATGAAAAATATTAAAATTTATGTGTTAAGTTTTCTTGTAATTACATTCATGAGCCTGTTTTTTGCAGCGTGTAATGATGATGGCAGCGATTCTTCGCAAACTGCGGTAATGAAGGTTAGATTGACGGATGCTCCCGGCGACTACAAAGAAGTAAATATCGACGTGAGGGACATCATGATCAAGGACAATTCCGATTCAGGCGACCAAGGATGGGTGAGCATTGGCAATCTTCCGGCCGAAGGCAAAATTTATGATTTGCTGACATTGACCGGAGGTGTGAGTGCTTTATTGGCAGACGAAGTGGTTCCTTCAGAATATTTGGGACAGATTCGATTGTTGCTTGGCGATAGAAACACGGTGGTGCTGAAAGACGGTACATCGCATCCCTTGAAGACTCCAAGTGCCCAACAATCGGGGTTGAAATTAAATGTCAACCAAACATTGACGGCAGGCGCCACTTATGATTTCTTGCTGGATTTTGACGTGGCCCACTCCATTGTTGTCCAAGCGGGAGCTTCCGGAAATTATAATTTACATCCGGTTGTCAAAGTTTCAACATCGGCAACATCGGGCGTCATAAAAGGTTCTGTTGCCAATATAGCCGTTGCAAAACAAGTATTGGCATCAGTTGTTGTGGGAACCGAAACGGTTTCGGCCTACGCCAATGCAGAAGGCGTATTCCAATTGAATGGAATTCCTTCAGGAACTTACATCCTGACATTGACTCCAGATCCCACTTCGGGATTGTTGGTAAAAACCGTTGCAGACGTGGTTGTTGTAAATGGACAAATCACGAATATAGGCAGTATTTCGATGTAG
- a CDS encoding SDR family NAD(P)-dependent oxidoreductase codes for MNKTALVTGATSGIGLATARILAKNNYKIILCGRREDRLALLEKELSEFTEIHTLVFDVRDKKAVFEKINSLPEAFSKIDLLINNAGNAHGLDPIQNGNLDDWDAMIDINVKGLLYVSKAVIPQMIERKSGHIINIGSTAGKEVYPNGNVYCATKHAVDALNKSMKMDLNPYGIRVGAIHPGLVQTEFSEVRFKGDKDKAANVYKGFTPLQPEDIADIIHFVVSRPYHVNISDLVVMASAQASATIVNRDTVS; via the coding sequence ATGAATAAAACAGCCTTGGTAACTGGAGCAACCAGCGGAATTGGCCTGGCAACGGCTCGAATATTGGCGAAAAACAATTACAAAATTATCCTTTGCGGCCGACGGGAAGACCGATTGGCATTGCTCGAAAAAGAACTTTCCGAATTTACCGAAATCCATACTTTGGTTTTTGACGTAAGGGATAAAAAGGCGGTTTTCGAAAAAATAAATTCCTTGCCGGAAGCTTTTTCCAAAATTGATCTTTTGATAAACAATGCCGGAAACGCCCATGGATTAGACCCCATTCAAAACGGAAATTTAGACGATTGGGACGCCATGATTGACATCAACGTAAAAGGACTTTTGTATGTTTCGAAAGCCGTCATTCCGCAAATGATCGAACGAAAATCGGGTCACATCATCAACATTGGTTCCACCGCCGGAAAAGAAGTGTATCCTAACGGAAATGTGTATTGTGCCACAAAACACGCCGTCGATGCCTTGAACAAAAGCATGAAAATGGACTTGAATCCTTACGGAATCAGGGTTGGAGCGATTCATCCCGGATTGGTGCAAACCGAATTTAGTGAAGTCCGTTTCAAGGGAGACAAAGACAAAGCAGCCAATGTTTACAAAGGATTCACACCCCTGCAACCGGAAGACATTGCGGATATCATTCATTTTGTGGTTTCCAGACCGTATCATGTAAACATTTCCGATTTGGTCGTGATGGCTTCTGCCCAAGCTTCTGCCACCATTGTAAACCGAGATACCGTTTCCTGA
- a CDS encoding vWA domain-containing protein, with protein sequence MGKLSFLNPEFFWLFLLIPMAAAWLYWKKNEQTATLKMSSTQGFKGSNSLAARLKPVLNVLRLLALSSLIIAMARPRTVDISNQTKTTRGIDIVMAMDASGSMLAKDLRPNRMEALKDVAADFVEERPNDRIGLVVYASEAYTKTPVTSDKAVVLEAIKGIKYDQVLQDGTGIGMGLATAVNRLKDSKAKSKVVILLTDGVNNAGFIEPETAADIAKQYGIKVYTIAIGTNGMAESPYALSPSGQILFQMMKVEIDEQLLRNIARKTDGKYFRATSNSKLAEIYASINKLETTEIEELKFYDYDEKFRPFVWIAGFLILLEVGLRNTVYRSFI encoded by the coding sequence ATGGGAAAATTATCTTTTTTAAACCCAGAGTTTTTTTGGTTGTTTCTTTTGATTCCAATGGCGGCAGCTTGGTTGTATTGGAAAAAAAACGAGCAAACGGCAACTTTGAAGATGAGTTCAACACAAGGATTCAAGGGGTCGAATAGTTTGGCTGCAAGATTAAAACCCGTTTTGAACGTGTTGCGATTATTGGCGTTAAGCTCCTTGATTATTGCAATGGCAAGACCAAGAACAGTGGACATCAGCAATCAAACGAAGACTACCAGAGGAATTGATATTGTTATGGCAATGGACGCTTCGGGAAGTATGCTCGCCAAGGATTTGAGACCAAATAGGATGGAAGCCCTCAAAGATGTCGCTGCCGATTTCGTCGAAGAAAGACCAAACGACAGAATTGGACTCGTGGTTTATGCTTCCGAAGCTTATACAAAAACGCCAGTGACGAGCGACAAAGCCGTCGTGCTTGAAGCCATAAAAGGCATAAAATACGACCAAGTTTTGCAAGACGGAACAGGAATAGGAATGGGATTGGCGACAGCCGTAAATAGATTAAAAGACAGCAAAGCCAAAAGCAAAGTGGTTATTCTATTGACCGATGGCGTGAATAACGCCGGTTTTATCGAACCCGAAACGGCCGCCGATATTGCCAAACAATACGGAATAAAAGTTTACACGATTGCAATTGGAACCAACGGAATGGCGGAATCGCCTTATGCACTTTCGCCTAGCGGACAGATTTTATTCCAGATGATGAAAGTGGAAATTGACGAACAATTGTTGCGAAACATAGCCAGAAAAACCGACGGAAAATATTTCAGGGCAACCAGCAACAGCAAATTGGCCGAGATTTATGCCTCCATCAACAAACTGGAAACCACCGAAATCGAAGAATTGAAATTCTATGATTACGACGAAAAATTTAGGCCTTTCGTGTGGATTGCAGGATTCCTGATTTTGTTGGAAGTAGGATTGCGAAACACGGTTTATAGAAGTTTTATATAA
- a CDS encoding DUF6646 family protein codes for MKKIFTIVLLGAFCMVNAQAFKGKGDGKVNIGMTFQNGGSGIVGSADFGLGENFSIGFLGSYLLGGSHIDEVDFEYRFDAKARFNANLGSVLNISPKFDVYPGLNLGLKNFGGHLGARYFFTDGFGVFTEFSAPFAKYDKDAISKYNNGTSFSIGASFNLD; via the coding sequence ATGAAAAAAATTTTTACAATCGTATTATTAGGCGCATTCTGCATGGTAAATGCCCAAGCTTTTAAAGGAAAAGGAGATGGAAAGGTCAATATCGGGATGACTTTTCAAAATGGAGGAAGTGGAATTGTTGGTTCAGCCGATTTTGGATTGGGAGAGAATTTTTCCATTGGATTTTTAGGTTCTTATTTATTGGGCGGAAGCCACATCGACGAAGTTGATTTTGAATATCGTTTTGATGCCAAAGCAAGATTCAATGCCAATTTGGGAAGCGTGCTAAACATTTCGCCAAAATTTGACGTGTATCCGGGTTTGAATTTAGGCTTGAAAAACTTTGGTGGTCATCTTGGCGCAAGATATTTCTTCACTGATGGATTTGGAGTTTTTACCGAGTTTTCTGCTCCTTTTGCCAAATACGACAAGGACGCCATTTCAAAATACAATAATGGAACTTCTTTTAGCATTGGAGCTTCATTCAATTTAGATTAA
- a CDS encoding metallophosphoesterase family protein — MRTLVIGDIHGGLRALHQIMERANVTPNDTLIFLGDYVDGWSQSPQVIDYLIELKTTHNCICILGNHDELVLEWLEKSKENLTWYSHGGEATVLAYSKVDKKIIKKHIEFLKSLKNFHLDEQNRLFIHAGFTNMNGVDFEYFPKLFYWDRSLWETALALDKTMKTDDLFYPKRLTLYKEIYIGHTPVSRINKTVPVQMANVWNVDTGAAFKGPLTIMDVDSKEIWQSEPLPSLYPNEKGRN, encoded by the coding sequence ATGAGAACACTAGTTATAGGCGACATTCACGGTGGTTTGCGTGCCTTGCACCAAATTATGGAAAGAGCCAATGTTACCCCAAATGACACCTTGATTTTTCTGGGTGATTATGTGGATGGCTGGAGTCAATCGCCCCAAGTCATCGACTATTTGATAGAACTGAAAACCACGCACAACTGCATTTGCATCTTGGGCAATCATGACGAATTGGTTTTGGAATGGCTGGAAAAAAGCAAGGAAAACCTAACTTGGTACAGTCACGGCGGTGAAGCAACCGTTTTGGCCTATTCGAAAGTGGACAAGAAAATCATCAAAAAACACATTGAGTTCCTGAAATCTTTGAAAAATTTTCATCTCGACGAACAGAATCGATTGTTTATCCACGCCGGTTTTACCAATATGAACGGCGTTGATTTTGAATATTTCCCGAAACTGTTTTATTGGGATCGATCGCTCTGGGAAACGGCATTGGCATTGGACAAAACAATGAAAACAGATGATTTGTTTTACCCAAAACGCCTTACGTTGTACAAAGAAATTTACATCGGCCACACGCCTGTTTCGAGAATCAACAAAACTGTTCCGGTGCAAATGGCCAATGTTTGGAACGTGGACACGGGAGCTGCTTTCAAAGGCCCGTTGACCATCATGGACGTGGACTCCAAGGAAATTTGGCAAAGCGAGCCCCTGCCAAGTTTATACCCAAATGAAAAAGGAAGAAATTAA
- a CDS encoding magnesium transporter CorA family protein encodes MITYYKNNKGFVQTEKIEENGWINVVCPTKEETKFLLKELQIPEDFYNDIEDIDERPRIEIENGWTLIILRIPFRSNDAKLPFNTAPLGLMFKDDTFVSLCFHQTDILPDFVSYTRRKKIPVNDHFDLVLKLLLSSSVWFLKHLKQINQRIKLAEDNLEQSIKNEELQALLQIEKCLVFFITSLKGNDVLFRRIKNLKNYKDTFDPELLEDVEIELRQAEETTNIYSNILTGMMDAYASVISNNLNVIMKRLTSISIILMIPTVIASLYGMNVPNNLQDNHFGFWIVLLISLVVSTFGVFLFKKKNMF; translated from the coding sequence ATGATTACTTATTACAAAAACAACAAAGGGTTTGTTCAAACCGAAAAAATAGAGGAAAACGGCTGGATCAACGTAGTTTGTCCCACCAAAGAAGAAACCAAATTCCTCCTCAAAGAACTCCAAATTCCCGAAGATTTCTACAATGACATCGAAGATATTGACGAAAGACCACGTATCGAAATCGAAAACGGCTGGACGCTGATTATCCTCAGAATTCCTTTCCGAAGCAACGATGCAAAACTACCTTTCAACACGGCACCACTGGGTTTGATGTTCAAAGACGACACCTTTGTATCACTCTGTTTTCACCAAACCGACATACTTCCCGACTTTGTGTCCTATACCCGACGCAAAAAAATTCCCGTCAACGATCATTTCGATTTGGTGTTGAAATTGCTTTTGTCTTCCAGTGTTTGGTTCTTGAAACACCTAAAACAAATCAACCAACGAATCAAACTGGCCGAAGACAACCTGGAACAATCCATCAAAAACGAAGAACTGCAAGCTTTGCTCCAAATAGAAAAATGCTTGGTCTTTTTCATCACCTCCCTAAAAGGCAACGATGTTTTGTTTCGCAGAATCAAGAATCTAAAAAATTACAAAGACACTTTTGACCCGGAATTGCTCGAAGACGTCGAAATCGAATTGCGCCAAGCCGAAGAAACCACCAACATCTACAGCAACATCTTGACCGGAATGATGGATGCCTACGCCTCTGTAATTTCAAACAATTTGAACGTCATCATGAAAAGGCTGACCTCCATTTCCATCATCCTGATGATTCCCACGGTCATCGCCAGTTTATACGGAATGAACGTGCCTAACAATCTGCAAGACAACCATTTCGGGTTTTGGATTGTATTGTTGATTTCCTTGGTAGTGTCCACATTTGGAGTATTCCTGTTCAAGAAAAAGAACATGTTCTGA